A region from the Poecilia reticulata strain Guanapo linkage group LG12, Guppy_female_1.0+MT, whole genome shotgun sequence genome encodes:
- the slc46a2 gene encoding thymic stromal cotransporter homolog, whose product MATPSLCQAAFAVFRQIEPIIVLEQLGSTLFDTALQMVVRDRTSNITDPGHSSEESQQTAITNFYMTYNLIIKLTPIIPALVLASLSDRGWRKAPIVVPLSGYLLSRLGLLLVVIFGLPLKLMFAAAVVFGLSGGFSAYWPGIMTLASLGSAAADRSKVMMRVELVYGLTGVVGSLVSGHLFLLYSSSLGNGTVLLSVSSLLNLLCLIFAVVLLKVKRGTSEDSEESYHLLSHAARYTRLVGCCAGINVVNVALLFAAAFLYDFAVGGAVEVLGSFVLKSPLSWTAAQVGYGNAAGCGIFVTSFLGVIAFRKCVGDETMILIGMLSFAVGIYVMSFVTTTSLFYVARLLNLFALIPMPTIRALVSQQVPASRCGIALTCLEMTLKVAGIVYIPAFTKIYQNSLTWFPGLVFLISSVITVISMIPISIIGCRSAQRQEYVRIQGD is encoded by the exons ATGGCGACGCCGAGTTTGTGCCAAGCAGCCTTCGCGGTGTTYCGCCAGATTGAGCCGATCATCGTGCTGGAGCAGCTGGGCAGCACTCTCTTCGACACCGCTCTGCAGATGGTGGTGAGGGACAGGACCTCCAACATCACCGACCCCGGTCACTCCAGCGAGGAGAGCCAGCAGACAGCCATCACCAACTTCTACATGACCTATAACCTCATCATCAAGTTGACGCCCATCATACCCGCGCTGGTCCTGGCCAGCCTCAGCGACCGCGGCTGGAGGAAGGCGCCCATCGTGGTGCCCCTGAGCGGGTACCTGCTGTCCAGGCTCGGCCTGCTCCTGGTGGTCATTTTCGGTCTTCCGCTCAAGCTGATGTTTGCAGCCGCGGTGGTTTTCGGGCTGTCCGGGGGCTTCAGCGCCTACTGGCCCGGCATCATGACTCTGGCGTCGCTCGGCTCCGCTGCGGCTGATCGCTCCAAG GTGATGATGAGAGTGGAGCTGGTGTACGGGTTGACCGGAGTGGTGGGCAGCTTGGTGTCGGGTCATCTGTTCCTGCTTTACAGCTCCAGTCTGGGAAACGGAACCGTCCTGCTCTCTGTGAGCTCGCTCCTCAACCTGCTCTGCCTCATATTCGCTGTAGTCCTGCTGAAG GTGAAACGAGGGACCAGCGAGGACTCAGAGGAAAGCTACCACCTCCTCTCCCACGCCGCCCGCTACACTCGTCTCGTCGGGTGTTGTGCTGGGATAAACGTGGTGAACGTGGCTCTCCTGTTTGCGGCGGCCTTTCTCTACGACTTTGCTGTGGGCGGAGCCGTAGAGGTCCTGGGCTCCTTCGTGCTGAAATCGCCGCTCAGCTGGACTGCCGCACAA GTGGGATACGGAAATGCGGCGGGCTGCGGGATTTTCGTCACCAGCTTCCTTGGCGTCATCGCGTTCCGAAAATGCGTCGGTGACGAAACGATGATCCTGATCGGCATGCTGTCGTTCGCTGTGGGGATCTACGTCATGTCCTTCGTCACTACGACCTCCCTTTTCTACGTCG CCCGTTTATTAAACCTCTTTGCGCTCATCCCGATGCCGACAATCAGGGCCCTGGTTTCTCAGCAGGTTCCTGCGTCGCGATGTG GCATCGCTCTGACCTGTCTGGAGATGACTCTAAAGGTGGCCGGCATTGTTTACATTCCTGCTTTCACAAAGATCTATCAGAACAGTCTGACCTGGTTCCCGGGGCTCGTCTTTCTGATTTCCAGCGTCATCACAGTCATTTCCATGATACCCATCAG TATCATCGGTTGCAGGTCGGCTCAGAGGCAAGAGTACGTGAGGATTCAGGGAGACTGA
- the snx30 gene encoding sorting nexin-30, giving the protein MSVGAPRGLASSGQKLITEILHPLSAAEEPLSPGPDVTISAEKDKEPGLANGTPLEISSPASASVLLSRLQLDGDPEADAHDPFGSGEPRDLFVTVDDPKKHVSTMETYITYRVSTKTTRIEFDLPEYSVRRRYQDFDWLRIKLEDSQPTHLVPPLPEKFVMKGVVDRFSEEFVDTRMKALDKFLKRVADHPVLSFNPHLNAFLTAKDLNKRQGLALLTKVGESVKNVAGGYKLRARPAEFCAMGEYLDMFSQKLGTIDRIAQRILREQSEYLTELREYGAVYSAWAGSEEQLQRPLEGVAGCVTTSCGALEDLSDNMSQDFLPVLREYVLYIESMKNVLRKRDQVQAEYEGRLEAAVLRKQEDRTPIPVEVEKCQDKVECFNADLKADWERWQRNKRQDFKQLLTGMADKNISYYEKSQAAWESLITLLQEKQTEDKTSETN; this is encoded by the exons ATGAGTGTCGGCGCTCCGAGAGGCCTGGCCAGCTCGGGGCAGAAGCTCATCACGGAGATCCTCCACCCGCTGTCCGCCGCCGAGGAGCCCCTGTCCCCGGGGCCAGATGTCACCATCAGCGCAGAGAAAGATAAG GAGCCGGGCCTGGCCAACGGCACGCCGCTGGAGATTTCCAGCCCYGCCTCTGCGTCGGTGCTGCTCAGCAGGCTGCAGCTGGACGGCGACCCGGAGGCCGACGCTCACGACCCGTTTGGCTCCGGAGAACCCCGCGACCTCTTCGTCACCGTCGATGACCCCAAGAAGCACGTCTCCACCATGGAGACGTACATCACCTACAGAGTCTCCACTAAG acGACACGGATAGAGTTTGACCTTCCGGAGTACAGCGTGCGGCGGCGCTACCAGGACTTCGACTGGCTGAGGATAAAACTAGAAGACAGCCAGCCGACCCACCTCGTCCCC CCGCTGCCAGAGAAGTTTGTGATGAAGGGCGTGGTGGACCGCTTCTCCGAGGAGTTTGTGGATACGAGGATGAAGGCTCTGGACAAGTTCCTGAAGCGAGTGGCGGACCACCCAGTTCTSTCTTTTAACCCACATCTTAATGCCTTCCTGACTGCCAAG GATCTGAACAAGCGTCAGGGTCTGGCCCTGCTGACCAAAGTGGGCGAATCTGTGAAGAACGTGGCCGGAGGCTACAAGCTGCGGGCGCGGCCGGCGGARTTCTGCGCCATGGGAGAGTATCTGGACATGTTCAGCCAGAAACTGGGAACCATCGATCGCATCGCTCAGAGGATCCTCCGAGAGCAGTCAG aGTACCTGACGGAGCTGCGCGAGTACGGCGCCGTCTACTCCGCCTGGGCCGGCtcagaggagcagctgcagcgccccctggagGGCGTGGCCGGCTGCGTGACGACGAGCTGCGGCGCTCTGGAGGATCTGAGCGACAACATGAGCCAGGACTTCCTTCCTGTTCTCAGAGAATACGTTCTCTACATTGAGTCTATGAAG AACGTTTTGAGGAAGCGGGACCAAGTTCAAGCAGAGTACGAGGGCCGCCTGGAAGCGGCCGTGTTGCGCAAACAAGAAGATCGGACGCCC aTTCCTGTGGAAGTGGAGAAGTGCCAGGACAAAGTGGAGTGTTTCAACGCTGACCTGAAAGCAGACTGGGAACGCTGGCAGCGGAACAAGAGGCAAGACTTCAAACAGCTCCTCACGGGCATGGCCGACAAAAACATCAGCTACTATGAGAAG AGCCAGGCAGCGTGGGAGTCCCTCATAACGCTCCTCCAGGAAAAACAGACTGAGGACAAAACGAGCGAGACGAACTGA